The following coding sequences are from one bacterium window:
- the murD gene encoding UDP-N-acetylmuramoyl-L-alanine--D-glutamate ligase, whose amino-acid sequence DSRNNTCIIYNYNPENKMNQIKGKKIGIIGLGISGFDTGIFLLENGGEVFISEKNVNEDILEKVNILKEKGAKIETGEHTPEFFREVEFVVISPGVDEKNEFIDFLKKRKIQFISEIELAYNFSKSKKIIAITGTNGKTTTTTLIGNIFKKANYPSVVCGNIGNTFIGEIKNIEEKTWIILEVSSFQLEKIVNFRPYISCLLNIDYDHFDRYLNMEEYIQAKKRIFENQKENDFSVLNFDDYHTKRLLKDIRSQKRFFSFSKISNGVYYENENIFLNLDNKNLKILETKNLKIQGKGNIANIMASSLISILCGIEQETIKTAIENFEGLPHRMEKVAEIDGVIYINDSKSTNPHSVKNSVLSLKGKNNIILILGGKDKGFPYHQLTKYLKNRVKFIILLGEAKERIKKELASSNIPMEYVGNLKEAVILSKKVGKKGDFVLFSPGCSSFDMFKNYEERGDVFKKEVFSLC is encoded by the coding sequence GGATAGTAGGAATAATACTTGCATTATTTACAATTATAACCCTGAAAATAAGATGAACCAGATAAAAGGGAAAAAAATAGGAATTATAGGACTTGGAATTAGTGGATTTGATACAGGTATTTTTTTACTTGAAAACGGAGGAGAGGTTTTTATTTCTGAAAAAAATGTTAATGAAGACATACTGGAAAAGGTTAATATTTTAAAAGAAAAAGGAGCAAAAATTGAAACAGGAGAACATACCCCTGAATTTTTTAGAGAAGTTGAGTTTGTTGTAATAAGTCCAGGAGTGGATGAAAAAAATGAGTTTATAGATTTTTTAAAAAAAAGAAAAATCCAGTTTATAAGTGAAATAGAACTTGCTTATAATTTTTCAAAAAGCAAAAAAATAATTGCAATAACAGGAACAAATGGAAAAACGACCACGACCACCCTTATTGGAAATATTTTTAAAAAAGCAAATTATCCATCGGTTGTATGCGGTAATATAGGAAATACATTTATAGGAGAGATTAAAAACATAGAAGAAAAAACGTGGATTATTCTGGAAGTCAGCAGTTTTCAGTTAGAAAAAATAGTAAATTTCAGACCTTATATATCCTGCCTTTTAAATATTGATTATGACCATTTTGACAGATATTTAAACATGGAAGAATATATACAGGCAAAAAAAAGAATTTTTGAAAATCAAAAAGAAAATGATTTCAGTGTGTTAAATTTTGATGATTATCATACAAAAAGATTATTGAAAGACATAAGAAGTCAAAAAAGATTTTTTAGTTTTTCAAAAATTTCAAATGGTGTTTATTATGAAAACGAAAATATATTTCTGAATCTGGATAACAAAAATTTAAAAATCCTTGAAACGAAAAATTTAAAAATTCAGGGGAAAGGAAATATTGCCAATATAATGGCTTCTTCTTTGATTTCTATTCTATGCGGAATTGAACAGGAAACAATAAAAACTGCAATTGAAAATTTTGAAGGTCTTCCTCACAGAATGGAAAAAGTTGCTGAAATTGATGGTGTTATCTATATAAATGACTCTAAATCAACAAATCCCCATTCTGTTAAAAATTCTGTATTAAGTTTAAAAGGTAAAAATAATATAATTTTGATACTTGGTGGAAAAGATAAAGGATTTCCATACCATCAACTTACAAAATATCTTAAAAATAGGGTTAAGTTTATAATTCTTCTTGGAGAAGCAAAAGAAAGGATAAAAAAAGAACTTGCATCATCAAATATACCAATGGAATATGTTGGAAATTTAAAAGAAGCAGTTATACTATCAAAAAAGGTTGGGAAAAAAGGAGATTTTGTCCTTTTTTCTCCCGGTTGCTCTTCTTTTGATATGTTCAAAAATTACGAGGAGAGAGGCGATGTTTTCAAAAAAGAAGTATTTTCTTTATGTTAG
- a CDS encoding putative peptidoglycan glycosyltransferase FtsW, giving the protein MFSKKKYFLYVSIFVSTFSLILLGTVFVLSSSFFYGLEKNNLILYFEKHLIYLFAGLFIFYLIQKSDIKKLEKYGLMILGISLIILPLPNIQGGLRWIKIGPFSFQPSEFVKITFIIYLAIYLKKRISMVNNLKTLIIPIIIYLFIIAILQLQKDYGTFLIISVTFLGVLFLCGLKSKYIFSISGFFIILMLGLILLSPYRIERIKLYLNKNEDPLGKNFPPKQAKISLSSGGLFGKGLGAGTGKLKFVPEIHKDFVYAVVGEELGFAGSFGILLLFSIIVFCGLEVSKFCNDLFEKILAFGISTSFGTQFLLHAGVVLSILPQKGTTLPFFSVGGSSLLANLISLGILLKISENIINQDHSKDIEETILKLK; this is encoded by the coding sequence ATGTTTTCAAAAAAGAAGTATTTTCTTTATGTTAGTATTTTTGTTTCAACTTTTTCACTTATTCTTCTCGGAACTGTTTTTGTTTTAAGTTCAAGTTTTTTTTATGGATTGGAAAAAAATAATTTAATATTATATTTTGAAAAACATTTAATTTATCTATTTGCTGGCTTATTTATATTTTATCTAATTCAGAAATCGGATATAAAAAAACTGGAAAAATATGGACTTATGATTTTGGGAATTTCTCTGATAATTTTGCCTTTACCAAATATTCAGGGAGGACTGAGATGGATAAAAATTGGACCTTTTTCTTTTCAGCCATCTGAATTTGTAAAAATTACTTTCATTATATATCTGGCTATTTATTTAAAGAAAAGAATTTCTATGGTAAATAATTTAAAGACACTCATAATACCCATCATCATTTATCTTTTTATTATCGCAATTTTACAATTACAAAAGGACTATGGAACATTTTTAATTATCTCTGTTACTTTCCTGGGAGTTCTTTTTTTATGTGGTCTTAAATCAAAATATATTTTTTCTATCTCTGGATTTTTTATAATTTTAATGCTTGGACTAATTCTTCTTTCACCTTATAGAATAGAAAGAATTAAGTTATATCTGAATAAAAATGAAGACCCGCTTGGCAAAAACTTTCCACCCAAACAGGCAAAAATATCATTAAGTTCAGGAGGTTTATTTGGAAAAGGACTTGGTGCGGGAACAGGAAAACTGAAATTTGTTCCAGAAATTCATAAGGATTTTGTTTATGCTGTTGTAGGAGAAGAACTCGGTTTTGCCGGTTCTTTTGGAATTCTTCTTCTTTTTAGTATTATAGTTTTTTGTGGACTTGAAGTTTCCAAATTCTGCAATGATTTATTTGAAAAGATTTTAGCATTTGGAATAAGCACTTCTTTTGGGACTCAGTTTTTATTACACGCAGGTGTTGTTCTATCTATTCTACCACAAAAAGGAACAACTCTTCCCTTCTTCAGTGTGGGAGGTTCTTCTCTTTTAGCAAATTTAATCTCACTTGGAATTCTACTAAAAATTTCTGAAAATATAATAAATCAGGACCATTCAAAGGATATAGAAGAAACAATTTTAAAATTAAAATGA
- a CDS encoding HAD family phosphatase, translating to MNLKGIVFDGDGVLFDTEKLHVIAWKTIFKFHNIELTEDDFAEGVGVEDRVFLKNLKKKGKIKKIFKIEELVSEKNKQLLKIVNKKNLGVSEETKKILKFLKNKYKIALASNSEKKFVLKVLKISDIYKFFDLVITRNDVKKPKPFPDIYTEVSRKLKIPAKNIIAFEDSETGIISAKSSGIFCVALPSTQPLEKIKIADIIIHKLSLNNVKKVIKIFEEKNES from the coding sequence ATGAACTTGAAAGGAATTGTTTTTGATGGTGATGGTGTTTTATTTGATACAGAAAAATTGCATGTAATTGCATGGAAAACCATCTTCAAATTTCATAACATTGAACTGACAGAAGACGACTTTGCTGAAGGAGTTGGTGTTGAGGACAGGGTTTTTTTAAAAAATTTAAAAAAGAAAGGGAAAATTAAAAAAATTTTTAAAATAGAAGAATTGGTTTCAGAAAAAAATAAGCAGTTGCTTAAAATTGTGAACAAAAAGAATTTAGGAGTTTCTGAAGAAACAAAAAAAATACTTAAATTTTTAAAAAACAAATACAAAATTGCACTTGCTTCAAATTCTGAAAAAAAATTTGTTTTAAAGGTACTTAAAATTTCAGATATATATAAATTTTTTGACCTTGTAATTACAAGAAATGATGTTAAGAAACCAAAACCATTTCCTGATATATATACCGAGGTTTCCAGAAAATTGAAAATACCTGCAAAAAATATAATTGCTTTTGAGGATTCTGAAACAGGAATTATCTCGGCAAAATCAAGTGGAATTTTCTGTGTTGCTCTTCCTTCTACTCAACCACTTGAAAAAATTAAAATTGCTGATATAATCATACACAAATTAAGTTTAAATAATGTAAAAAAGGTGATAAAAATTTTTGAGGAGAAAAATGAAAGTTAA
- a CDS encoding aminotransferase class I/II-fold pyridoxal phosphate-dependent enzyme, with the protein MKVKNIESERIRNLPIYMFQAINAKKLQLRREGKDIIDFGMGNPDKPPPAPVIEKLKEVLKDPKVHRYSASKGIFHLRKEIANWYLKRFGVKLDPEEEVVVCIGSKEGISHLALAIFDKGDVVLIPNPTYPSHLYSAIISGATIYDLPLKKENNFIPDLNQPIYDRFPKPKAMILSYPNNPTTQIVDIDFFKDVVKFAKKKDLIIIHDIAYSEIYFEDKDRPHSFLEVNGAKSIGIEFYSLSKTYNMAGWRVGFAVGNKYVIRALTKLKSYYDYGIFTPIQVAAICALRLEEKYINEVRETYRKRRDVMVEGLNRIGWNVEKPKATLYIWAEIPEKFKKMGSMKFSLYLLENAHVAVSPGAGFGKYGEGYVRLALVENEHRIKQAIRSLKNLIKNKK; encoded by the coding sequence ATGAAAGTTAAAAATATAGAATCGGAAAGAATAAGAAATTTACCAATTTATATGTTTCAAGCAATAAATGCAAAAAAATTACAATTAAGAAGAGAAGGAAAAGATATTATTGATTTTGGTATGGGAAATCCTGATAAACCACCACCCGCACCTGTGATAGAAAAATTAAAAGAAGTTTTGAAAGATCCAAAGGTTCACAGATACAGTGCTTCAAAAGGAATTTTTCACTTAAGAAAGGAAATAGCGAACTGGTACTTAAAAAGATTTGGAGTTAAACTTGATCCTGAAGAAGAAGTAGTTGTCTGTATCGGTTCAAAGGAAGGGATAAGCCATCTTGCTCTTGCAATTTTTGATAAAGGGGATGTTGTTCTTATACCAAATCCTACTTATCCAAGCCATCTTTACAGTGCAATTATTTCAGGAGCGACAATATATGATTTACCACTAAAAAAAGAGAACAATTTTATTCCTGATCTCAATCAACCAATTTATGACAGATTTCCTAAACCAAAAGCAATGATTTTAAGTTATCCTAATAATCCCACAACACAAATTGTTGATATTGATTTTTTTAAAGATGTTGTGAAATTTGCAAAGAAAAAAGACCTTATTATTATACATGATATTGCTTACTCAGAAATATATTTTGAGGATAAGGATAGACCACACAGTTTTCTTGAAGTAAATGGAGCAAAAAGTATTGGGATAGAATTTTATTCTCTTTCAAAAACATATAATATGGCTGGTTGGAGGGTTGGTTTTGCCGTTGGAAATAAATATGTGATAAGAGCATTGACTAAATTAAAAAGTTATTATGATTATGGGATTTTTACTCCAATTCAGGTTGCTGCAATATGTGCCTTAAGATTGGAAGAAAAATATATAAATGAAGTGAGGGAGACATATAGAAAAAGAAGAGATGTTATGGTTGAAGGACTGAATAGAATTGGATGGAATGTTGAAAAACCAAAAGCAACTTTATATATATGGGCAGAGATTCCTGAAAAATTTAAAAAAATGGGTTCAATGAAATTTTCCTTATATCTCCTTGAAAATGCCCATGTTGCAGTTTCTCCAGGTGCTGGCTTTGGAAAATATGGAGAAGGATATGTAAGATTAGCACTTGTTGAAAATGAACAC